The Pseudarthrobacter defluvii DNA window GCAGGTTTCCAGCCGTGTCCTTGACCAGCGTCACGGTCTTTTCCGCGATCTCCGCAGCCACCGAACGGTGCGCAGCAGATCCAATGACGGCAAGCGCTTCGGCCGGCGGAACCAGCTCGTCCAGGGACTTCCGGTGCAGCCCGAGCGACGCCTTCAGTCCAAGGATCCGCCGCAGTGCATCATGCAGCCGCTGATCGGTGATGACGCCGGACTTGTAGCCGTCCAGCATGTATTGGAAGTCTTCGGCCGGGTTGCGGAAGAACAGGAACATGTCGCAGCCGGCAGCAATCGTTGCAGGCACCAGTTCCTTGCGCTTCATCGCCTGGGTCAGGCCGATCATCTGCGAGGCGTCCGTGAGCACCAGGCCGTTGAATCCCAGCTCACCCCGCAAAAGGTCCTGCAGCAGCTCGGGGGACAAAGTGGCGGGCAGGATTTCAGCGTCGGACAAGCCGGGGCGGAAATGCCGGGAAACTTCCGGCGCCCCGATGTGCCCCACCATAATGGACTGCACGCCGTGCGCGATCATTTCCCGGTACACGTGCCCGTACGTCCGGTCCCACTGCTCATAGCTGAAGGTGTTGTAGGAGGTGACCACGTGCTGGTCCCGCTCGTCCACCCCGTCGCCCGGGAAGTGCTTCATCGCGCAAGCGGTGGGTGATTCGCTGATCCCGTCAAAGTATTCCTTGGCGCGTTCCACCACGATTTCAGGGGTGTTGCCAAAGGAGCGCGTGGAAATGACCGTGTTCCGCCAGTTGTAGTGGATGTCCACGATCGGAGCGAAGGCCCAGTTGCAGCCCAGCGCCGCCGTCTCCACCCCGGCCACCTGCCCCATCTGCCGGGCAATGGTCTTGTCCGGGTGCGAGCCGGCCTGCAGGTGTGTGCAGACGAACGTCCCGTCGTCGCAACTGCCGGCCCCGCCCATCTCCGGGTTGGACGCAACCAGCAAGGGGATCCGGGACTTGGACTGCGCGTACCGGATGTGCTCCTGTACCGCGGCGGACGGCCCCGGACGGTACCGCATGCCGCCCACGTGGTAGTTCTCCAGCACTTCGTCGAGGCACCCGGGCGAGTAGTCGTTGTTGTGGTTGATGAAAAGCTGCCCGATCTTCTCCTCGAGTGTCATGGCAGCGAGTGTGCCCTCCACCCACGCGGCCGCCTCGCCGTCGAGGTTGAACGGCGCTGCGGAAAGGTCGACGTCGAACTGGCGGGGCCCGGTGCCCTGCGTCCGCTTGGCGGGAAGTACGACGGCGGCAATCCCCTTGAGTGCCCCGGCCACCACTTCCGGGACGGGCGCGGCGATGTCCACCACCACACCGCGTTCGTCCGACTGCAGCGGTTCGAGGGTGGCGAGTTGGGAATCCAGCAGCGCTGGCGGCATGAAGTGCCCCGCCCTGCCGCCCACCCGCTGCGCCAGCACCTCCTTGCTGCCGTTGAGGTGCAGGAAGATGGTGTCCGGTGCCTGTTCCCGGATGGCGTCGCGGTAGCTGCGGCGAAGCGCCGAACACGCCAGGACCAGCCCACCGTCCCCGGCGGCAGCCAGCTCCCGGCCTACGATCGCCAGCCAGGGCCAGCGGTCCTCGTCTGTCAGGGGTGTGCCGGCCGCCATCTTGGCCACGTTCTCCACCGGGTGGAGCGAGTCGCCGTCCAGGAAGGGCACGCCCAGTTCGCGGGCCACGAGGCCTCCCACTGTCGTCTTGCCGCAGCCGGAAACACCCATGACGATGATGCGGTGCTTTGTCATTGTTGGTGCCTCACCAGTCTTGGCCGTGCTCACCAGTCGTGCACCGTGCCGTCGACGAGGCGGTTGTAGGGCAGGTAGGCCTGCTGGTACGGGTAGGCTGCTGCGGCTTCTTCGTTGAATTCGACGCCGATGCCGGGCTTGTCGCCCGGGTGCAGGTACCCGTCCACGAAGGTCATGGACTGCTCGAAGACCTCGTTGGTCTTGTCCGAGTGCTGCATGTACTCCTGGATCCCGTAGTTGTGGATCGCCAGGCCCACGTGCAGCTGCGCCGCGAACCCCACCGGGGAAATATCCGTCGGACCGTGGAAACCGGACTTGATCTGGTACTGCGCGGCGAAATCCATCACCTTCTTCAACGGGGAAATCCCGCCAAAGTGGGTGGACGCGGCCCGCACGTAATCGATCAGCTGTTCCTTAATCAGCGTCTGGTAATCCCACACCGTATTGAACACCTCACCGATCGCCAGCGGCGTCGTGGTGTGCTGCCGCACCAGCCGCAACCCCTCCTGGTTCTCCGCCGGCGTGCAGTCCTCCAACCAAAACAGGTCATACGGCTCCAACGCCTTCCCCAGCTTCGCGGCCTGGATCGGCGTCATCCGGTGATGCCCGTCATGCAGCAACGGGATCTCCGGCCCGAACTCATTCCGCACCGCCTCAAACACCCCCGGCAAGTGCCGCAGATACGCCCGGGTATCCCAGTCCTCCTCCACCGGGAACGCACCGCGGCCGGCCGGCTCATAGTCATACCGCTCCCCCGACGCCTGCGCCTGCGCGGCAACACCATAGACGGCCTTGATGCCGGGGACGGCGGTCTGGATGCGGATGGACTTGTACCCAAGTTCCAGGTGCTCCCGCACGGAATCGAACAGCGAGGGAATGTCCGCACCGGAGGCGTGCCCGTACGCGCGCAACCCGCTCCGCGACGCACCCCCCAGCAACTGGTACACCGGCATCCCCGCCAGCTTGCCCTTGATATCCCACAGGGCCATATCCACCGCAGCGATCGCCGCCATGGTCACCGGGCCGCGCCGCCAATACGAGGACCGGTACAGGAACTGCCACGTATCCTCAATCCGGTGCGGATCCTTGCCGATCAGCAGCTGCGCCACGTGCTCCTTCAGATACGCGGCAACCGCCAACTCACGACCGTTCAACGTCGCATCACCAATCCCCGTCACACCATCCTCCGTAGTAATCCGGAGCGTCACAAAGTTCCGGGACGGACTAGTGACAAAGACGTCAGCGGCAACGATTTTCATGGAATTCAGCTGTTCCTTCCGGAGGTAAAAGCAGGGTCTAAAGGGGTGTGGGAGCGGCGGCTTGGGGGGTGAAGGTGCCGCACAGCCCGGACACCAGGGAAACGATGTGGGGGTCGTCCGCGACGTCCGCGCTGACGAGGCGGAGCAGGGCCTGGACTCTTTGCCCGCCCTCCAGCGCATTGGCCTTGCGGATGTCCGCGGCCAGCGGATCCTGGAAGTCATCAGTTACAGCCACGTAGTCGATCCAGGCGGCAAGCATCAGCGCGGCCCCGCTGCCGGCGCGGCCGCTTGCCCGTTCCGCCGCCAGGACCGGCACGGCGCGCATCCTCAGCTTGGTGGTGGCATCGGCTGCAATTTGGGCAAGGCGGTGGGCGATCCGCGCATTGCCGAATCGCTCCAGCAGCGCCTGGCGGTACGCGGGGATGTCCAGGCCGGCAGCCTGCAGATGGTGCGCGGCCTCGTCCCAGAAGTCCTCCACGGCTTTTCTGCAGGCGGAGTCGGCCAAAGCCTCGGCCACGGTGCTGTGCCCGCGGAGTTGCCCGGCGTACGCCAGGATGGAGTGCGAACCGTTGAGGAGCCATAGCTTGCGGTTCTCGTAGGGCTCGATGTCGTCAACCACGACGGCGCCGGCCTCCTCCCAGCGCGGCCGGCCCGCGGGGAAGTCCCCGCTGAGCACCCAGTTGCGGAAGGGTTCGGCCACCACCGGCGAGCTGTCCCGGTAGCCGCACTGCTCCGCCACTTCCGCGATGTCCT harbors:
- a CDS encoding gluconokinase, GntK/IdnK-type, encoding MTKHRIIVMGVSGCGKTTVGGLVARELGVPFLDGDSLHPVENVAKMAAGTPLTDEDRWPWLAIVGRELAAAGDGGLVLACSALRRSYRDAIREQAPDTIFLHLNGSKEVLAQRVGGRAGHFMPPALLDSQLATLEPLQSDERGVVVDIAAPVPEVVAGALKGIAAVVLPAKRTQGTGPRQFDVDLSAAPFNLDGEAAAWVEGTLAAMTLEEKIGQLFINHNNDYSPGCLDEVLENYHVGGMRYRPGPSAAVQEHIRYAQSKSRIPLLVASNPEMGGAGSCDDGTFVCTHLQAGSHPDKTIARQMGQVAGVETAALGCNWAFAPIVDIHYNWRNTVISTRSFGNTPEIVVERAKEYFDGISESPTACAMKHFPGDGVDERDQHVVTSYNTFSYEQWDRTYGHVYREMIAHGVQSIMVGHIGAPEVSRHFRPGLSDAEILPATLSPELLQDLLRGELGFNGLVLTDASQMIGLTQAMKRKELVPATIAAGCDMFLFFRNPAEDFQYMLDGYKSGVITDQRLHDALRRILGLKASLGLHRKSLDELVPPAEALAVIGSAAHRSVAAEIAEKTVTLVKDTAGNLPITPATHPRIRLYGISGGADFTRADPLAYLEVVKEELEEAGFEVHLFRTAEQREAAGEAGMNFMRVLSEEATGDYADKYDAAFVFANVKGFAQEAAIRIKWSSPMAAEIPWYATEVPTVFVSLNQPNHLIDVPMVRTAIHAHAGTREAIRAAVEKIQGKSEFQGTFNENVFCGSFDTRL
- the manD gene encoding D-mannonate dehydratase ManD, whose product is MKIVAADVFVTSPSRNFVTLRITTEDGVTGIGDATLNGRELAVAAYLKEHVAQLLIGKDPHRIEDTWQFLYRSSYWRRGPVTMAAIAAVDMALWDIKGKLAGMPVYQLLGGASRSGLRAYGHASGADIPSLFDSVREHLELGYKSIRIQTAVPGIKAVYGVAAQAQASGERYDYEPAGRGAFPVEEDWDTRAYLRHLPGVFEAVRNEFGPEIPLLHDGHHRMTPIQAAKLGKALEPYDLFWLEDCTPAENQEGLRLVRQHTTTPLAIGEVFNTVWDYQTLIKEQLIDYVRAASTHFGGISPLKKVMDFAAQYQIKSGFHGPTDISPVGFAAQLHVGLAIHNYGIQEYMQHSDKTNEVFEQSMTFVDGYLHPGDKPGIGVEFNEEAAAAYPYQQAYLPYNRLVDGTVHDW
- a CDS encoding mannitol dehydrogenase family protein; the encoded protein is MNAAPPALDRSLKPLPKAPVRIVHLGLGAFHRSHQAWYTQHAPDTAEWGIAAFTGRRPDAAEALSAQDCLYTLVERSGRGDSFEVIGSIVEAVDGANIARLCELVAAKETAVVTLTITEAAYGLAADGTFDAGAPAVADDLRALSAAAAGEAGVPGSPLGRLVLALARRMNSGAGPVAVVSCDNLSANGEVARRAVVGLASGWGSGLAEWIEMNVSFVSTSVDRITPRTTEEDIAEVAEQCGYRDSSPVVAEPFRNWVLSGDFPAGRPRWEEAGAVVVDDIEPYENRKLWLLNGSHSILAYAGQLRGHSTVAEALADSACRKAVEDFWDEAAHHLQAAGLDIPAYRQALLERFGNARIAHRLAQIAADATTKLRMRAVPVLAAERASGRAGSGAALMLAAWIDYVAVTDDFQDPLAADIRKANALEGGQRVQALLRLVSADVADDPHIVSLVSGLCGTFTPQAAAPTPL